From Verrucomicrobia bacterium S94, the proteins below share one genomic window:
- a CDS encoding DUF5060 domain-containing protein gives MKKYLVVSVCALAAAFSAGSARAASYSYDATTDFTNLSSGEVPYYVHGAENALAINAANASYRGKFAKAQLTFNGTAGTYDIAITALRELDGECSYRLSVNGVLIGERQNGTTATDYNPQDHVFKNVTVPAGALIEVESNTHSNGQIPENDGFAWARGRWTTLKLETPPAVSVSGELKRWHKVTLTLDGPTASEVASTFTDYRMNVEFTHRDSGKSYLVPGYFAADGNAANTSASSGNKWRAHLAPDLIGEWDYEIKFRTGSNVAVDLGEWAGSALFPYNATTGSFFVAETDKSADDFRFKGRLVYDGSRYLKHAATGGAFIKTGADAPENFLNYKDFDNTYTHAGTDYRRDWAAHMADWQSGDPTWGADKGKGMIGAINYLASEGQNVFSFLTYNAGGDSKDVWPFVSHDDPYVYDCSKLDQWEIVFDHGQNKGMYLHFKLQERENDDLSGPGSAFALDDGNTGTERKLYLRELVARFGHHLALNWNLGEENSQSTSQQMDMFQYIADLDPYNNHRVLHTYPNEWEDVYRPLLGSNSEMLGVSLQCRYDQVHSRTIQWINESKNAGKPWVVANDEQGPSDKANPPDSVSQTNPSQEQMRENAVWGNLMAGGAGVELYAGYQNPHSDLNLTDFRSRDRMWDYCRFAKQFFYDHLMFSEMWNMNGKIGNSGNSNSKYAFGKTNSKYAIYLASGGSTTIDLTDATGTFEVWWFDPRNGGELQRGTVTQVNGGGSPSVGNAPNNTGQDWAVLLCRAGEEYIGEGNVSIIPAVNAGQDTFIHLPNDSIMLNGIATDQDGTIVSYLWTQESGPNTADLYGAETADLTVSNLVEGIYEFSLTAIDNDGGEGSDSIQVVVLDPNNTVDPTADAGTDKTIQLPVNSVVINGLAGDDSLFSVEWTQTSGPSSAVLSGADTAALTASGLIEGIYIFQMKVTDIEGNTASDAVQVTVFPLGEEGAWIEQGGVVVVEAEHGDLVSDWVARPSTYTSDPTMAGSLGSGWLEWTGAQYSGNTKTEAQVNAVITYKIKINTAGDYIFRCRQKQYNDVASFDAGNDSFIALASGTTPAGKTDFTNFTKSWVQSKPSWSWITSFEPVHGTHVKNDNVQRHYEPGIHTVKIAARSPGHAIDRFVLVKTTVGFNESAMNAAVESPREGGGPLVEAGPDQIIYVPESTATLEGSAVPMEETALTGFEWNQISGPNTAVMSSYTSATQDLSGLIEGTYVFELTAFDSETNSGTDRVTIDVVDARFPNIITTSLPNGEVNSAYDQTIQTQYGQEPFTWEIISGTLPPGLTFSNGRIFGTPLLDATYTFTVEVTDVDGDSRSQAYALVIDEESFEETKEFTVLHDAYIQGTAPFNTSELKIEAGNRVAYFMFDVSGITDDVLSAKLALRCAGDAGSGTIRLYSGSHNNWTETTLTDANKPGTVAEVGNQNGSYATGTTYEFEVKDLLDGVGDGTYTLIAQMDSGGNDAWFSSKEGAVAPKLIVTYNLAGGGSTPRPADIIFEDDFSNAAYSNTLTGADWNPKREELTDQQDLLTGNGQYAVLDTSVATRNYHAPISHGFALTEEGDKAVIRSDFRYYHEAGGAITNVLNKAAFGLLLGVSSNWWENGGDAFTMCNRGAAMGNNGNGESNIWVEGWVPHSEFGVDTVAGGFSDWFTIELSVERGVSNYVRYADILIDGAVKYSTVTQELSHIPNGETIYAGYTTGWQGSTNSVASFSKIAEVNMDNFRVEFIPANAAPWFISDPVDGGTVAAESAYTASLTNYTFESEGEIMTFDLSGPVWLSWTTNGALSGVPAIEDMGTNVFDVTVWDESGNTNNAMLQIVVTDPNPPLPLTTLWEEDFDSVSAGTSSGVNEALPGAEFYTANGITAEVVTAPAEFTTASGNAVRLSTLENLWGGVEQSASAISLSGYNIQPGDTFSLTFDVYIPSNLTAGVGGVFLRWRDDASGNGPFDWSQEATAAGVHHFEYTGTFPMNYGAGDFIPTEVWPIIYFHQDGAVADGHAFMDNILLTIGPGAVPDSGFGEYENEVGLVGGREGDDDGDGESNFAEFVFGGDATNNAVTAVKPYLQLDGDGNARYIAQERIDRDAAGLVYTVEWCDNLVSNIWNTMTVDTVVTNDIPESDVMEELEHHFRVGEGSAEGRYIRLRAEESAE, from the coding sequence ATGAAGAAGTATCTTGTGGTATCCGTCTGCGCGCTTGCGGCGGCGTTCAGTGCAGGATCGGCCCGGGCAGCGTCGTACAGTTATGATGCGACGACCGATTTCACCAACCTCAGTTCGGGTGAGGTTCCTTATTATGTGCACGGCGCTGAAAATGCGCTGGCGATTAATGCGGCCAACGCATCTTATCGCGGTAAGTTTGCCAAGGCGCAGCTGACGTTTAACGGTACGGCGGGAACGTATGATATTGCGATTACGGCGCTGCGTGAACTGGACGGGGAGTGTTCGTATCGGTTGTCGGTGAACGGTGTGCTGATCGGTGAACGGCAGAACGGAACGACGGCCACGGATTATAATCCGCAGGATCATGTCTTTAAAAATGTAACGGTTCCGGCGGGGGCGTTGATTGAGGTCGAGTCGAACACGCACTCCAACGGGCAGATTCCGGAAAACGACGGGTTTGCCTGGGCGCGGGGGCGCTGGACGACGCTGAAGCTGGAAACGCCGCCGGCGGTATCAGTGAGCGGGGAACTGAAACGCTGGCATAAGGTGACGCTTACGCTGGATGGACCGACGGCCTCCGAAGTGGCGTCGACGTTTACTGACTACCGGATGAATGTTGAGTTTACGCATCGCGATTCCGGTAAGAGCTATCTGGTTCCGGGCTATTTTGCGGCCGACGGGAATGCGGCCAACACCAGTGCTTCGTCGGGCAATAAATGGCGTGCCCACCTGGCACCGGATCTGATCGGGGAATGGGATTATGAAATCAAATTCCGCACCGGATCGAACGTTGCCGTGGATCTGGGCGAATGGGCCGGCTCGGCATTGTTCCCGTATAATGCAACCACCGGCAGTTTTTTCGTGGCTGAAACCGACAAGTCTGCCGATGACTTCCGTTTTAAAGGCCGTCTGGTTTATGACGGGTCCCGTTATCTGAAACATGCGGCCACAGGGGGCGCATTCATTAAAACCGGTGCAGACGCGCCTGAAAATTTTCTGAACTACAAAGATTTCGATAACACATACACCCATGCCGGAACGGATTACCGCCGCGACTGGGCGGCTCATATGGCCGACTGGCAGAGTGGCGATCCGACCTGGGGCGCGGATAAAGGCAAAGGAATGATCGGCGCGATCAACTATCTCGCTTCCGAGGGCCAGAATGTATTTTCCTTCCTGACCTATAACGCCGGCGGTGACTCGAAGGATGTCTGGCCGTTTGTCAGTCACGACGATCCCTATGTGTATGATTGCTCCAAACTCGACCAGTGGGAAATTGTATTCGACCATGGCCAGAATAAAGGCATGTATCTGCACTTTAAATTGCAGGAGCGCGAAAACGATGACCTCAGCGGTCCGGGCTCCGCTTTTGCTCTGGATGACGGTAACACGGGTACCGAACGCAAACTCTATCTGCGAGAACTGGTGGCCCGGTTCGGACACCATCTGGCACTGAACTGGAATCTGGGCGAGGAAAACTCGCAGTCCACTTCGCAGCAGATGGATATGTTCCAGTATATAGCCGATCTTGATCCCTACAATAATCATCGTGTACTGCATACGTATCCGAACGAATGGGAGGATGTCTATCGTCCGCTGCTCGGCAGCAATTCCGAAATGCTCGGGGTTTCTCTGCAGTGCCGCTATGACCAGGTTCATTCCAGAACGATTCAGTGGATCAATGAATCCAAAAATGCCGGCAAACCTTGGGTGGTTGCCAATGATGAGCAGGGGCCGTCCGACAAAGCCAATCCGCCGGATTCCGTTTCGCAGACCAACCCTTCGCAGGAACAGATGCGTGAAAATGCAGTGTGGGGCAACCTGATGGCCGGCGGGGCCGGTGTTGAGCTGTATGCGGGGTATCAGAATCCGCACAGCGACCTAAACCTGACTGACTTCCGTTCCCGTGACCGCATGTGGGATTACTGCCGTTTTGCGAAACAGTTTTTTTATGATCACCTCATGTTTTCCGAAATGTGGAATATGAATGGAAAGATCGGAAACAGCGGGAACAGCAACAGTAAATATGCCTTCGGTAAAACGAACAGTAAGTATGCAATCTATCTGGCGAGCGGCGGCTCCACCACCATTGATCTGACCGATGCCACGGGTACCTTTGAAGTCTGGTGGTTCGATCCGCGTAACGGCGGTGAACTGCAGCGCGGTACCGTTACTCAGGTCAATGGCGGCGGTTCGCCTTCTGTCGGCAACGCCCCGAACAACACCGGCCAGGACTGGGCGGTGCTGCTCTGCCGGGCCGGCGAAGAGTACATCGGTGAAGGTAATGTGAGTATTATTCCTGCTGTAAATGCCGGTCAGGACACGTTCATTCATCTGCCGAATGATTCGATTATGCTGAACGGTATTGCAACTGACCAGGACGGCACCATTGTTTCCTATCTCTGGACGCAGGAGTCCGGCCCGAATACGGCCGATCTCTACGGGGCGGAAACAGCCGACCTTACGGTGTCCAATCTGGTTGAAGGCATCTATGAATTCAGCCTGACAGCGATTGACAATGACGGCGGTGAAGGCAGCGATTCAATACAGGTTGTGGTGCTCGACCCGAACAACACGGTTGATCCGACGGCGGATGCCGGAACGGATAAAACCATCCAGCTGCCGGTGAACTCCGTTGTGATTAACGGTCTGGCCGGCGATGACAGTCTGTTCTCGGTGGAATGGACCCAGACCTCCGGCCCTTCCTCTGCCGTTCTGAGCGGAGCGGATACGGCTGCGCTGACTGCGTCCGGATTGATTGAAGGTATTTATATCTTCCAAATGAAGGTGACCGATATTGAGGGGAACACAGCGTCTGATGCCGTACAGGTTACCGTATTCCCGCTGGGGGAAGAAGGAGCCTGGATTGAGCAGGGCGGTGTTGTGGTGGTTGAGGCTGAGCATGGCGATCTGGTTTCCGACTGGGTGGCGCGTCCGAGCACGTATACCTCGGATCCGACGATGGCGGGAAGCCTCGGCAGCGGCTGGCTGGAGTGGACCGGGGCCCAGTATTCGGGGAACACCAAAACGGAAGCACAGGTCAACGCCGTTATTACCTATAAGATCAAAATCAATACGGCGGGGGACTACATTTTCCGCTGCCGTCAGAAGCAGTATAACGATGTGGCTTCGTTTGATGCCGGTAATGATTCCTTTATCGCACTGGCCAGCGGAACCACGCCGGCCGGAAAGACGGACTTCACGAACTTCACCAAGTCATGGGTGCAGAGTAAACCTTCGTGGTCGTGGATTACTTCGTTTGAGCCGGTGCATGGCACACACGTTAAAAACGACAATGTGCAGCGGCACTATGAGCCCGGGATTCACACCGTCAAGATTGCGGCCCGTTCTCCGGGGCACGCTATTGACCGGTTTGTGCTGGTTAAAACCACCGTCGGATTCAATGAATCGGCTATGAATGCAGCCGTGGAATCGCCGCGCGAAGGCGGCGGTCCGCTGGTGGAAGCCGGTCCGGATCAGATTATCTATGTTCCGGAAAGTACCGCAACGCTGGAAGGCTCTGCCGTGCCGATGGAGGAAACCGCACTGACCGGATTTGAATGGAATCAGATTTCCGGTCCGAACACGGCAGTGATGTCGAGCTACACCTCTGCGACGCAGGACCTGAGCGGACTGATTGAAGGCACCTATGTCTTTGAACTGACGGCGTTCGACAGCGAAACCAACAGCGGAACGGACCGCGTGACCATTGATGTGGTGGATGCGCGTTTCCCGAACATCATCACCACTTCGCTGCCGAACGGTGAAGTGAACAGTGCCTACGACCAGACGATCCAGACGCAGTATGGACAGGAGCCGTTTACCTGGGAAATCATCAGCGGAACCCTGCCGCCGGGGCTGACCTTCAGTAACGGCCGGATTTTCGGTACCCCGCTGCTGGATGCCACCTACACCTTCACGGTAGAGGTAACCGATGTGGATGGTGACAGCCGTTCGCAGGCCTATGCCCTGGTGATTGATGAGGAGTCGTTCGAGGAAACCAAAGAGTTCACCGTGCTGCACGATGCCTATATTCAGGGCACCGCACCATTCAATACCTCGGAGCTGAAAATCGAAGCGGGTAACCGGGTGGCGTATTTCATGTTCGATGTTTCCGGTATTACGGATGATGTACTCAGTGCGAAACTGGCTCTGCGCTGCGCCGGCGATGCCGGCAGCGGAACGATCCGGCTGTATTCGGGGTCCCACAATAACTGGACTGAAACGACGCTTACCGATGCCAACAAACCGGGAACGGTGGCAGAGGTTGGAAATCAGAACGGCAGCTATGCCACCGGAACCACCTATGAGTTTGAGGTCAAAGACCTGCTCGACGGTGTGGGTGACGGAACGTATACGCTGATTGCCCAGATGGACAGCGGCGGTAACGATGCCTGGTTCAGTTCCAAGGAAGGGGCTGTGGCACCGAAACTGATCGTGACCTATAATCTGGCTGGCGGCGGTTCGACCCCGCGTCCGGCGGACATCATCTTTGAAGATGATTTCAGCAATGCGGCCTACAGCAATACGCTGACCGGTGCGGATTGGAACCCGAAACGGGAGGAACTGACCGATCAGCAGGATCTGCTGACCGGCAACGGGCAGTATGCGGTGCTTGATACCTCCGTAGCCACCCGCAATTACCATGCCCCGATATCGCACGGTTTTGCGCTGACCGAAGAGGGCGACAAAGCGGTAATCCGTTCCGACTTCCGTTATTATCATGAAGCCGGCGGAGCCATCACAAACGTCCTGAATAAAGCGGCTTTCGGTCTGCTGCTCGGTGTGTCCTCCAACTGGTGGGAAAACGGCGGCGATGCCTTCACGATGTGCAACCGCGGCGCGGCTATGGGCAATAACGGGAATGGAGAGAGTAACATCTGGGTCGAAGGCTGGGTGCCGCATTCCGAATTCGGTGTGGATACCGTCGCCGGCGGTTTCAGCGACTGGTTCACCATTGAGCTGTCGGTTGAACGCGGCGTTTCCAACTATGTGCGCTATGCGGACATCCTGATCGACGGTGCCGTGAAGTACAGCACAGTAACGCAGGAGCTGAGCCATATCCCGAACGGGGAAACCATCTATGCCGGCTATACCACCGGCTGGCAGGGTTCCACCAACAGCGTGGCTTCGTTCAGTAAAATCGCTGAAGTGAACATGGATAATTTCCGCGTGGAATTTATTCCGGCCAACGCTGCGCCGTGGTTTATCTCGGATCCGGTTGACGGCGGTACGGTGGCGGCGGAATCGGCGTATACCGCATCGTTGACCAACTACACATTTGAGTCGGAAGGCGAAATAATGACCTTCGATCTTTCCGGACCGGTCTGGCTGAGCTGGACGACCAACGGTGCGCTCAGTGGCGTCCCGGCCATTGAAGACATGGGCACGAATGTATTCGATGTCACGGTTTGGGATGAATCGGGTAATACCAACAACGCGATGCTGCAGATTGTGGTGACCGATCCGAATCCGCCGCTTCCGCTGACCACGCTGTGGGAAGAGGACTTCGACAGTGTTTCCGCCGGGACGTCGTCGGGCGTTAACGAGGCCCTGCCGGGTGCGGAGTTCTATACCGCAAACGGAATCACTGCTGAGGTGGTCACCGCACCGGCGGAATTTACGACGGCTTCCGGAAATGCGGTACGCCTGAGTACGCTTGAAAATCTCTGGGGCGGTGTGGAGCAGTCCGCCAGTGCGATCAGCCTGAGCGGATACAATATTCAGCCCGGCGATACATTCAGCCTGACCTTCGATGTTTATATTCCGTCCAATCTGACGGCAGGAGTCGGCGGAGTTTTTCTCCGCTGGAGGGATGATGCATCCGGCAACGGGCCGTTCGACTGGTCGCAGGAAGCAACAGCTGCCGGGGTGCATCATTTCGAGTACACCGGTACGTTCCCGATGAATTATGGCGCGGGCGACTTTATTCCGACTGAAGTCTGGCCGATCATCTACTTCCATCAGGATGGTGCTGTGGCAGACGGCCATGCCTTCATGGATAATATCCTGCTGACGATTGGTCCCGGAGCGGTACCGGATTCCGGTTTCGGGGAATATGAAAACGAGGTCGGCCTGGTCGGCGGACGTGAGGGCGACGACGACGGCGACGGCGAAAGCAACTTCGCGGAGTTTGTTTTCGGCGGCGATGCCACGAACAATGCCGTGACCGCCGTGAAGCCGTATCTGCAGCTTGATGGCGACGGTAACGCCCGCTACATTGCACAGGAGCGGATTGACCGTGATGCCGCAGGTCTGGTCTACACGGTGGAATGGTGCGACAACCTTGTGTCCAATATCTGGAACACGATGACCGTCGATACGGTGGTCACCAACGACATTCCGGAATCCGATGTGATGGAAGAACTCGAGCACCATTTCCGGGTAGGTGAGGGTTCTGCCGAAGGCCGCTACATCCGGCTGCGCGCGGAAGAGTCCGCCGAGTAA
- the trpB gene encoding tryptophan synthase subunit beta, with the protein MGDYATYMKHFPNDEGFFGAYGGSFIPPQLEEPFKEITEAYLRISRSHDFISELRRIRKHYQGRPTPVYHAKRISDLVGTGCQIYLKREDLNHTGAHKLNHCMGEALLAKFMGKKKLIAETGAGQHGVALATAAAYFGLECEIHMGEVDIAKEAPNVTRMKLLGCKVVPVTHGLKTLKEAVDSAFEAYLEDPVNSIYCIGSVVGPHPFPVMVRDFQFAVGAEARDQMVEMTGDLPDTVMACVGGGSNAMGMFAPFIDDPVELIGVEPGGRGKEMGDHAATMSYGSEGIIHGFKCYLLQDKDGEPGPVYSIASGLDYPGVGPEHSYLHDIERVKYTTADDKACLESFYLLCRAEGIIPALESAHAVAGAIREAKERDRGTILVNLSGRGDKDLDFVTENFGYGDEYLQDWPSLLG; encoded by the coding sequence ATGGGCGATTATGCAACGTATATGAAACACTTCCCGAACGATGAGGGTTTTTTCGGGGCGTATGGCGGCTCCTTTATTCCTCCGCAGCTCGAAGAGCCGTTTAAGGAGATCACGGAGGCGTATCTGCGGATCAGCCGTTCGCACGATTTTATTTCCGAACTGCGGCGCATCCGTAAGCACTATCAGGGTCGTCCGACGCCGGTTTATCATGCTAAGCGGATTTCTGATCTGGTCGGAACCGGCTGCCAGATTTATCTGAAGCGTGAAGATCTCAACCATACCGGGGCGCATAAACTGAACCATTGCATGGGTGAGGCACTGCTGGCGAAATTTATGGGCAAGAAGAAGCTGATTGCCGAAACCGGTGCGGGACAGCACGGCGTGGCGCTGGCGACGGCGGCGGCTTATTTCGGGCTGGAGTGCGAAATTCATATGGGCGAGGTCGATATTGCCAAGGAGGCGCCGAATGTGACCCGTATGAAACTGCTGGGCTGCAAGGTGGTTCCGGTGACACACGGCCTGAAAACGTTGAAAGAGGCGGTCGATTCCGCTTTCGAAGCCTATCTGGAGGATCCGGTCAACTCGATCTACTGTATCGGTTCCGTGGTCGGTCCTCATCCGTTTCCGGTAATGGTGCGCGATTTCCAGTTTGCGGTGGGTGCGGAAGCGCGTGACCAGATGGTCGAAATGACCGGAGATCTGCCGGATACCGTGATGGCCTGTGTCGGCGGCGGTTCCAATGCGATGGGTATGTTTGCGCCGTTTATCGATGATCCGGTGGAGCTGATCGGTGTGGAGCCGGGCGGTCGCGGTAAAGAGATGGGTGACCACGCGGCGACCATGTCCTACGGTTCAGAAGGAATTATTCACGGTTTCAAATGTTATCTGCTTCAGGATAAAGACGGTGAGCCGGGACCGGTATATTCCATTGCCAGCGGGCTGGATTATCCGGGGGTCGGTCCGGAACACAGCTATCTGCACGATATTGAGCGCGTGAAATATACGACTGCCGACGATAAGGCGTGTCTTGAATCCTTCTATCTGCTCTGTCGCGCCGAAGGCATTATTCCGGCGCTGGAAAGTGCACATGCTGTGGCCGGAGCCATACGCGAAGCGAAGGAGCGTGATCGTGGTACGATTCTGGTGAATCTCAGCGGACGTGGCGATAAAGACCTCGATTTTGTGACTGAAAACTTCGGCTACGGCGATGAATATCTGCAGGACTGGCCGTCGCTGCTCGGCTGA
- a CDS encoding efflux RND transporter periplasmic adaptor subunit, producing the protein MRIYLLFSTYFLSFMILIGVTACSDNTETEGGARPPAPVETAPIETGTLRAVRTFGGALEPRAAFMVSPKIGGRLEEVLVDIGDSVDRGAVVARLDDDEYRQALAQAEAELLVARANLAEAESALEIALRAMERTQTLSSRGVASDAELDAARSELLAREAGVEVQKAQITRAEAAVEAARIRLGYAEVVAQWADDDPSRVVAERFIDEGQTVGANTPLLEIVDLDPLLGVFYVTEKDYPNLQTGQRVQVFADAYPDETFGGRIERIAPVFHQNSRQARVEITVPNSDLRLKPGMFIRADVEVRRVEDAVIVPAESIVTRSDSQGVFMVSPDGKHALWRTVKTGIREGKRVQVIDGDGLSGRVITLGQQLIEDGSAINIADTGSVESTGGTL; encoded by the coding sequence ATGCGCATATATTTATTGTTTTCTACATATTTTCTAAGTTTTATGATTCTTATCGGGGTGACCGCCTGTTCGGACAACACCGAAACGGAGGGCGGAGCCCGTCCGCCTGCGCCGGTTGAAACCGCTCCGATAGAAACCGGAACCCTGCGTGCGGTGCGTACGTTTGGCGGGGCGCTGGAACCGCGTGCTGCATTTATGGTTTCTCCGAAGATCGGCGGCCGGCTGGAAGAGGTGCTGGTGGATATCGGAGATTCGGTGGATCGGGGTGCGGTTGTGGCCCGGCTGGATGACGATGAATACCGGCAGGCGCTGGCGCAGGCCGAAGCTGAACTTCTGGTGGCCCGGGCTAATCTGGCAGAGGCCGAGAGTGCGCTCGAAATTGCACTGCGCGCAATGGAACGTACCCAAACGCTGAGTTCACGTGGGGTTGCTTCGGATGCAGAGCTGGATGCAGCGCGCAGTGAACTGCTCGCCCGGGAGGCCGGTGTCGAGGTGCAGAAGGCCCAGATCACCCGGGCCGAAGCTGCCGTTGAGGCGGCACGGATCCGTCTGGGTTATGCTGAAGTGGTTGCACAATGGGCGGATGACGATCCGAGCCGGGTGGTGGCAGAACGGTTTATCGATGAGGGCCAGACTGTTGGTGCGAATACGCCGTTGCTGGAGATTGTGGATCTCGATCCGCTACTCGGCGTTTTTTATGTGACGGAAAAGGATTATCCCAACCTGCAGACCGGGCAGCGGGTACAGGTGTTTGCGGATGCTTATCCCGATGAAACCTTTGGCGGCCGGATTGAACGTATTGCACCGGTTTTTCATCAGAACTCGCGGCAGGCACGTGTGGAAATCACCGTGCCGAACAGCGATCTGCGGCTTAAGCCGGGGATGTTTATTCGTGCGGATGTTGAGGTGCGGCGGGTTGAGGATGCGGTGATCGTTCCGGCGGAATCAATTGTGACACGTTCCGACTCACAGGGGGTTTTCATGGTTTCTCCCGACGGTAAACACGCATTGTGGCGGACGGTTAAGACGGGCATCCGTGAGGGGAAACGGGTTCAGGTGATTGACGGTGACGGTCTGAGCGGACGGGTTATTACGCTGGGGCAGCAGTTGATTGAAGATGGGTCCGCCATCAATATCGCCGATACCGGATCGGTTGAATCTACAGGAGGAACGCTATGA